A portion of the Acidobacteriaceae bacterium genome contains these proteins:
- a CDS encoding dienelactone hydrolase family protein: protein MRRLLSTAIVVLAALGTSAHAQDWAKAALDKSPRHGEFVTITEPSGRKLQAWVVYPEVKDKAPVVVMIHEIFGLSDWAREMADEVAGAGYIVVEPDMLSGYGPAAVVGAAPAAAPVPAAGAPAPAEDHAHMHGAAGMALAPATPGGSAAFPDVDSARRGVAALSVEGVMADLNAAADYGKKLSAASGKLYVAGFCWGGQQTFEFATRRKDLAASFVFYGPPPTVEGDEEHYGAGVWVLCGQ from the coding sequence ATGCGTCGACTGCTTAGCACCGCTATTGTTGTTCTTGCCGCTCTGGGAACCTCGGCCCATGCACAGGACTGGGCCAAGGCTGCGCTCGATAAGAGCCCGCGGCATGGGGAGTTTGTCACCATCACCGAACCGAGCGGCCGCAAGCTGCAGGCGTGGGTGGTGTATCCCGAGGTGAAGGACAAGGCCCCGGTAGTCGTGATGATTCACGAAATCTTCGGCCTGTCGGATTGGGCTCGCGAGATGGCCGACGAGGTTGCCGGTGCGGGCTACATCGTGGTCGAACCGGACATGCTTTCGGGCTATGGACCTGCGGCGGTGGTGGGTGCTGCTCCGGCTGCTGCACCTGTCCCGGCGGCTGGTGCTCCGGCACCTGCAGAGGATCATGCTCACATGCATGGGGCTGCGGGGATGGCTTTGGCTCCGGCTACTCCCGGAGGCTCGGCGGCGTTTCCTGATGTTGATTCGGCGCGTCGTGGTGTGGCAGCGCTTTCTGTCGAAGGGGTGATGGCTGATCTGAACGCTGCAGCGGACTATGGCAAGAAGCTTTCGGCGGCGAGCGGCAAGCTGTATGTCGCGGGCTTCTGCTGGGGCGGGCAGCAGACGTTTGAGTTTGCGACACGGCGCAAGGATCTTGCAGCGTCGTTTGTGTTCTACGGACCGCCTCCGACGGTGGAGGGCGATGAAGAACATTACGGCGCCGGTGTATGGGTTTTATGCGGGCAATGA
- a CDS encoding energy transducer TonB — MGFAVLGTGVPAVSIAQQTPNPEAKPSAVSSPATSPDTILDDAAQWIGRALYARCLCTASTLSFDATGQLTTKAHPVDWALAGVQLQRVERKGDQLEFTGLRVAAKFADDRREFDRRPLKPDTVKVLTPLPATPAALNAMLSAAFSNGIDRALQQSLPPFWQHYFIPTLPWTGDDALLGTELVAAGSKAGGEDVPIPKVTKKPSVSFTDEAARDHIRGEVTLLLTTDTQGKPHRIRIVTPIGYGLDAVAVDAAAHTTFAPTVIAGKHVAVQFFLKEGFTIDRPF; from the coding sequence GTGGGTTTTGCAGTGCTCGGAACGGGAGTTCCGGCGGTCAGCATAGCACAGCAAACCCCGAACCCCGAGGCAAAACCATCGGCCGTATCCTCGCCAGCAACTTCGCCCGACACCATACTCGACGACGCCGCGCAATGGATCGGCCGAGCACTCTACGCTCGCTGCCTCTGCACCGCCTCCACGCTCTCCTTCGACGCAACCGGCCAGCTCACCACGAAGGCCCACCCCGTCGACTGGGCACTCGCTGGCGTACAGCTGCAACGCGTTGAACGCAAAGGCGATCAGCTTGAGTTCACCGGACTGCGTGTCGCCGCGAAGTTTGCCGACGACCGCAGAGAGTTCGACCGTCGCCCGCTGAAACCCGATACCGTGAAGGTCCTCACTCCGCTTCCCGCGACACCCGCCGCGCTCAACGCCATGCTCTCTGCGGCCTTCTCCAACGGAATCGACCGGGCCCTGCAACAGAGCCTCCCGCCCTTCTGGCAGCACTACTTCATCCCGACGCTTCCATGGACAGGCGACGACGCGCTTCTCGGCACAGAACTTGTAGCCGCAGGCTCAAAGGCAGGCGGCGAAGACGTCCCCATCCCGAAGGTGACGAAGAAGCCTTCAGTCAGCTTCACGGACGAAGCGGCCCGCGACCACATCCGCGGCGAAGTCACCCTGCTGCTCACCACCGACACCCAGGGCAAGCCGCATCGCATCCGCATCGTCACACCAATCGGCTACGGCCTGGATGCAGTCGCCGTCGACGCCGCAGCCCACACCACCTTCGCCCCAACCGTCATCGCAGGCAAACACGTCGCCGTACAGTTCTTCCTCAAAGAAGGATTTACGATCGATAGGCCTTTCTAG
- a CDS encoding dienelactone hydrolase family protein: protein MKNITAPVYGFYAGNDARVSSTVPQAVVDMKAAGKVYEPVIYDGAGHGFMRAGEAPEANAANSAARAQGFRRLITLLGGMH from the coding sequence ATGAAGAACATTACGGCGCCGGTGTATGGGTTTTATGCGGGCAATGATGCGCGCGTGAGTTCCACGGTGCCGCAGGCGGTGGTGGATATGAAGGCCGCAGGCAAGGTCTATGAGCCGGTGATCTATGACGGCGCGGGGCATGGGTTTATGCGAGCGGGGGAGGCTCCTGAAGCCAACGCGGCGAACTCGGCGGCGCGCGCGCAGGGGTTTCGGCGGTTGATCACGTTATTGGGTGGGATGCATTAG
- a CDS encoding ATP-binding protein, producing the protein MPTDSVDPIAEMKGAASKEAASPRPLRVVIIEDYEEDALLLARHLARAGYKLDTRRVETAAQFEEALSDPAPWDLIIADYTLPSFGARDALAMLQHSGRDIPFIIVSGTIDEVSAVNAMRAGAHDYVLKGHLERLLPAIERELADAIRRQERLQTEAELKLVQRSFSATFNQAAVGMAHTTPDGHFELANQRLAELLGVEPGHFRGLILGDFILPSDRLQKRQLLTELLDGKRTGFRVEVTMLRTNGETFPAQLTTSLLRHDDSSAAALLWVIEDISARKAAERETADLMTRLINSERLAAAGRMANTLAHEINNPLEALTNIVYLLQTYELSSQAAELLEVAARELERVGHITRSTLSFYRKVPGRTLDLYAILGEVSQLFASRAKQHNVLLESRYDDSIRAVRYDPALRQVFANVVGNALEAMEQTGGAIFVRARLSGEHAIVTVADNGHGIERENLKAIFEPFFTTKGEKGTGLGLWVTRGIVEEQGGQLQLRSRTDSDRHGTTIRIKLPIVARA; encoded by the coding sequence ATGCCCACCGACTCTGTAGATCCGATTGCCGAGATGAAGGGCGCAGCCTCGAAGGAGGCTGCGTCGCCTCGTCCTTTGCGCGTCGTGATCATTGAGGATTACGAAGAGGACGCGTTGCTTCTGGCGCGGCATCTGGCGCGCGCGGGCTACAAGCTGGACACGCGGCGGGTGGAAACGGCCGCGCAGTTTGAAGAGGCGTTGAGCGATCCTGCTCCCTGGGACCTCATCATTGCGGACTACACGCTGCCAAGCTTCGGCGCACGCGATGCGCTGGCTATGTTGCAGCACTCCGGTCGCGATATTCCGTTCATCATTGTGTCGGGAACGATTGACGAAGTTTCGGCCGTAAACGCTATGCGAGCGGGTGCGCACGATTACGTTCTCAAGGGTCATCTGGAGCGCTTGCTGCCGGCGATCGAGCGCGAACTGGCCGATGCGATTCGGCGGCAGGAGCGCCTGCAGACGGAAGCAGAGTTGAAGCTTGTGCAGCGCAGCTTCTCGGCTACGTTTAACCAGGCCGCGGTTGGCATGGCGCACACGACCCCTGATGGGCACTTTGAGTTGGCGAATCAGCGTCTGGCAGAGCTGCTTGGGGTGGAGCCGGGGCACTTCCGCGGACTTATCCTTGGCGACTTTATTCTGCCCAGCGATCGCCTTCAGAAGCGCCAGTTATTGACTGAGCTGCTTGATGGAAAGCGTACCGGCTTTCGTGTGGAAGTTACGATGCTTCGCACGAACGGAGAGACGTTTCCGGCTCAGCTCACGACCTCGTTGCTGCGCCATGACGATAGCAGCGCGGCGGCCCTGCTTTGGGTGATCGAAGACATCTCGGCGCGCAAGGCTGCGGAGCGTGAGACGGCAGACCTGATGACGCGGCTGATTAACTCCGAGCGTCTTGCTGCCGCCGGACGCATGGCGAATACGCTGGCGCATGAGATCAACAATCCGCTGGAAGCTTTGACGAATATTGTTTACCTGCTGCAGACGTATGAGCTGTCTTCGCAAGCCGCAGAATTGCTGGAAGTTGCTGCTCGCGAGCTGGAACGCGTGGGGCACATTACGCGTTCGACGCTGAGCTTCTATCGCAAGGTGCCTGGCCGTACGTTGGATCTCTACGCGATTCTCGGAGAGGTTTCGCAACTCTTTGCCTCGCGGGCGAAGCAGCACAACGTTCTGCTGGAGTCTCGCTACGATGACTCGATCCGGGCGGTTCGGTATGACCCGGCGCTGCGGCAGGTGTTTGCCAACGTCGTAGGCAATGCGCTGGAAGCGATGGAACAGACCGGAGGGGCGATCTTTGTGCGCGCACGGCTTTCGGGCGAGCACGCTATCGTTACGGTTGCCGATAATGGACATGGGATCGAACGCGAGAATCTGAAGGCGATCTTCGAGCCGTTTTTTACGACCAAGGGCGAGAAGGGAACCGGGCTTGGGCTGTGGGTGACTCGGGGAATCGTGGAAGAGCAGGGCGGGCAGTTGCAACTGCGCTCGCGTACTGATTCTGATCGCCACGGAACGACGATCCGTATCAAGCTGCCGATCGTCGCTCGCGCGTAG
- a CDS encoding TonB-dependent receptor, translating to MNLSFRNRIPWFAACMLLATAPTLTVHAQTMTQGAISGTVFDATDAAIPGAIVAIHNDGTGTDLTLKTGGAGEYRAPQLPPGSYTVTISAPGFTSQRKIGVVVLVNQTTEVVPHLTNGSSTETVEVSGEIPTINLDSAVFGGHLETREIENIPINNRRWSSLALTTPGVTNDASGFGLLSFRALPSVLNNVQIDGVDDNQAFYSEERGRTRAGYSTSQVAVREFQVNTGVYSAELGRAAGGVVNSVTKTGSNQLHGEVYFYHRGDDTSSKNPNTKLTSSTGATTVIRPKDKRNQYGFGAGGYLIKDKLFWFYAFDAYRRNFPGIAVSGAPAAFNAATVCGTANLLTSTGATLAQCQAAFADLAGTLGLVPRFGNQLINTPKLTWVISPKHTLNVYYHRLRWDSPGGVQTQAALAYSRDAFGTDFVKLDYGVATLNSVLGSHFSNELRYQYARELNDEGQQPLTSYTASHLVSGNNVTYATMTSSAGGFNLGSPYYSYRVAYPDERKWQIGDTAAYNWGKHTIRFGVDFVHNYDLQNTLGNSSSPPTGVFAYTSPAFFLADILKPGGACAASAVSGNAAFSATGTANCYNSFNQAIGPSTFDLATLDSGYFVQDDWKLMPSLTLNLGVRYDYQDFPAPYSNLITASQTASRPADKNNVSARLGFAYDPFGQGKTVLRGGFGMYYGRIPNSTILSAYVGTGSANAQSGYTVYNGTDLDATTTGLQNLKFPNVLTARPSATASAPSISYLDSHLQTPYTEQFTLQFQQDLGLHNVLSVSYMGALGRELPNYLNFNLDPSKAYNLTYTFAANTSGVSYGSVAGKTFTQRVYSSKYTNGTTNTLNTSYNAITDVLSNANSSYNAVTVDITNRQWKFISYDVNYTWAHALDYNVASVTTFGTNNWLDPYANPRSNYGNSSINIRHRAVGWAIINIPGMKRNDALSYVTNGWSIKPLVQIQSGLPYSYAISSGSPASQSTGCSTVAPVTCLSPYSSGIAGTGVSSYIPFLGRNTLMQPRNIVVDMRLQKDFRVRDGMTFQLLAEGFNLANHQNITGVNTGAFTLSGTTLTSVAATANFGQASTSGVNSNYAYQVRQFQFGGRLMF from the coding sequence ATGAACCTATCTTTCCGCAACCGCATTCCGTGGTTTGCCGCCTGTATGCTTCTGGCTACTGCGCCGACACTAACGGTGCACGCTCAGACGATGACGCAGGGCGCAATTTCGGGAACCGTTTTTGACGCAACCGACGCGGCTATCCCTGGCGCGATTGTCGCGATTCATAACGATGGCACTGGTACAGACCTGACGTTGAAGACCGGCGGCGCTGGTGAATACCGCGCTCCGCAGCTCCCTCCGGGCAGCTACACGGTGACAATTTCTGCGCCTGGCTTTACGTCGCAGCGCAAAATCGGCGTGGTGGTTCTGGTGAACCAGACCACGGAAGTCGTACCGCACCTTACGAATGGATCGAGCACGGAAACGGTTGAAGTTTCGGGAGAGATTCCGACGATCAATCTTGATTCTGCGGTCTTTGGCGGTCACCTTGAGACGCGCGAAATTGAAAACATCCCGATCAACAACCGCCGCTGGTCGTCGCTGGCTTTGACGACTCCGGGCGTTACGAATGATGCTTCGGGATTTGGCCTGCTCAGCTTCCGCGCACTGCCTTCTGTGCTGAACAACGTTCAAATCGACGGTGTGGATGACAATCAGGCGTTTTACTCGGAAGAGCGTGGCCGTACGCGCGCTGGCTATTCGACCTCGCAGGTTGCGGTTCGAGAGTTCCAGGTGAATACGGGTGTTTACTCGGCGGAACTCGGACGCGCTGCTGGTGGCGTGGTGAACTCGGTCACGAAGACGGGTTCGAACCAGTTGCATGGCGAGGTGTACTTCTACCATCGTGGCGACGATACGAGCTCGAAGAACCCAAACACGAAGCTGACGAGTTCGACTGGCGCTACGACGGTGATTCGTCCGAAGGACAAGCGTAACCAGTATGGTTTCGGCGCAGGCGGCTATCTGATCAAGGACAAGCTGTTCTGGTTCTATGCGTTTGACGCGTATCGTCGTAATTTCCCAGGTATCGCGGTTTCGGGCGCCCCGGCTGCCTTTAATGCCGCTACGGTCTGCGGAACGGCGAATCTGTTGACGTCCACTGGTGCGACTCTGGCGCAGTGCCAGGCCGCGTTTGCGGACCTTGCTGGCACGCTCGGCCTTGTGCCGCGCTTCGGCAACCAGCTGATCAACACCCCGAAGTTGACATGGGTGATTTCGCCTAAGCATACGTTGAACGTGTACTACCATCGTTTACGCTGGGATTCACCCGGCGGTGTGCAGACGCAGGCTGCGCTGGCGTACTCGCGTGATGCGTTTGGTACGGACTTCGTGAAGCTCGACTATGGTGTTGCGACGTTGAACTCGGTGTTGGGCTCGCACTTCAGCAACGAACTTCGCTATCAGTACGCACGTGAGTTAAATGACGAAGGTCAGCAGCCGCTGACGTCTTATACCGCATCGCATTTGGTCTCTGGCAACAATGTGACTTATGCCACAATGACGAGCTCGGCGGGTGGTTTCAACCTTGGCTCTCCGTACTACAGCTACCGCGTAGCCTACCCGGATGAGCGCAAGTGGCAGATCGGCGACACGGCTGCTTACAACTGGGGCAAGCACACGATCCGTTTCGGTGTGGACTTTGTGCACAACTACGATTTGCAGAACACGCTTGGTAACAGCTCTTCGCCTCCGACGGGTGTGTTTGCTTACACGTCGCCGGCGTTCTTCCTGGCAGACATCCTGAAGCCGGGTGGTGCTTGCGCTGCGAGTGCGGTTTCGGGCAATGCGGCCTTCTCGGCCACGGGCACCGCGAACTGCTACAACAGCTTCAATCAGGCGATCGGGCCGAGCACCTTTGACCTGGCGACGTTGGACTCCGGTTACTTTGTGCAGGATGACTGGAAGCTGATGCCGAGCCTGACGCTGAACTTGGGCGTGCGTTATGACTACCAGGATTTTCCTGCTCCGTACTCGAACCTGATCACAGCTTCGCAGACGGCAAGCCGTCCTGCGGATAAGAACAACGTTTCTGCGCGTCTGGGCTTTGCGTATGATCCTTTTGGCCAGGGCAAGACGGTGCTTCGTGGTGGATTCGGCATGTACTACGGCCGTATTCCTAACTCGACCATTCTCAGTGCGTATGTGGGAACTGGATCGGCGAATGCTCAGTCTGGTTACACGGTCTACAACGGTACGGATCTGGATGCAACAACGACGGGTCTTCAGAACTTGAAGTTCCCGAACGTGTTGACAGCGCGTCCGTCGGCAACGGCTTCAGCTCCGAGCATCAGCTATCTCGACTCTCACCTTCAGACCCCATATACCGAGCAGTTTACTCTGCAGTTCCAGCAGGATCTTGGTCTGCACAATGTGCTCTCGGTCAGTTATATGGGTGCGCTTGGACGTGAGTTGCCGAACTACCTGAACTTCAACCTGGATCCAAGCAAGGCGTACAACCTGACGTATACGTTTGCGGCCAACACCTCGGGCGTTTCGTACGGGTCGGTTGCAGGCAAGACGTTTACGCAGCGTGTGTATTCGTCGAAGTACACGAATGGCACAACCAACACTCTAAATACGTCGTACAACGCAATCACCGATGTTCTGTCGAATGCGAACTCTAGCTACAACGCAGTGACGGTTGACATTACGAACCGTCAGTGGAAGTTCATCAGCTACGACGTGAACTACACATGGGCGCATGCGTTGGATTACAACGTTGCTTCGGTGACGACGTTTGGTACCAATAACTGGCTGGACCCGTATGCAAATCCGCGTAGCAACTACGGTAACTCGAGCATTAACATCCGTCATCGTGCTGTGGGTTGGGCAATCATCAACATCCCAGGCATGAAGCGGAATGATGCTCTGAGCTATGTTACGAACGGTTGGTCGATCAAGCCGCTAGTGCAGATCCAGAGCGGCTTGCCGTACTCGTACGCGATCAGCAGCGGATCGCCCGCTTCGCAGTCGACGGGATGCTCTACTGTGGCACCGGTTACCTGCCTTTCCCCGTATAGCTCGGGTATCGCAGGTACGGGTGTGAGCTCTTACATCCCGTTCCTGGGCCGCAATACGCTGATGCAGCCGCGGAATATCGTTGTTGATATGCGTCTACAGAAGGACTTCCGCGTCCGTGACGGCATGACGTTCCAGTTGCTGGCTGAGGGTTTCAACCTGGCCAACCACCAGAACATTACCGGTGTGAACACGGGAGCCTTTACGCTATCGGGCACCACGCTTACATCGGTAGCTGCAACCGCGAACTTTGGTCAGGCATCGACCTCTGGCGTAAACAGCAACTATGCTTACCAGGTTCGCCAGTTCCAGTTCGGTGGACGTTTGATGTTCTAA
- a CDS encoding carboxypeptidase regulatory-like domain-containing protein, which produces MPSHAAHSSTVSGFVVDPSGARVAGATVQLASSTNVAVSAATNDSGEFVLSVRPGSYDLVILAKGFSSFVRHVHVTSSGKLVVNAKLEIAAASENVEVDANDHAIGLSATDNATAVRMDENKLATLSDDDATFQQQLLAIAGANGGRAPQVYVDGFAGGQMPPKESIREVRVNENPYSAEYDQLGMGRIEITTKAGTGKWHGNLAAQGYDSPFNSRNPFLHADDQPGYYRLHLRGGISGPLDKKSSLFLNGEYYNQQNNSIINATTDAGPYSAAIPAPQLTQDYTARYDRELSANDSFTSRYEFNRVAQTNAGLSQFVLPTNAYDSGTDVHTLQIGDTHTLGAHTDLEGRFQWQRTSVAQNAISTAPTIFVSGTFTGGGNSLGINQNSTNQLMFDFKGTWSHKAHLIRFGFRSRTNRLTSLSTAGFNGTYYFPDLDSYRAKTPSQVQLTTGQSRFNVSTSDFEEFVEEEWRARKNLTLDFGFRAESQTAIPDHWDPSPHFGVAWGLWATDKHPALVVVRAGAEIYFDRFAPADLLTAVQRGSQTAQQSYTEQNPGVLDPTQKPSLGTLSADASPTTYRVASNLRSQYFIDPGIGIEAPLGKKGQISVNYTYQRGVHQFLSRNANALRADNTRPFGDAAGERYEFASLGDAHGGFLWVGGNLDVNKYFSVFGGVNKVIYHSDSSGSTTFVSNSYNIGQDASLTGWSRTMLFLGGNGKLPGKIEYSMFLFARSHGHFNITTGLDNNGDTQYNDRPTFATAASDQANVVHTAYGNFNTVPVAGETIIPMNYAKTPANVSLQVQMSRGWRFGPAATAAAGAKPAAKTPGRYELRLGVEAQNVTNTVNANAPVGVLSSPNFGKSIGSSNSFLTTSSANRTITLDMTLRF; this is translated from the coding sequence TTGCCTTCCCACGCTGCTCATTCCTCTACGGTGAGCGGTTTTGTGGTTGATCCCAGCGGTGCGCGCGTCGCTGGAGCGACGGTGCAACTTGCCTCGAGCACGAATGTGGCGGTTTCGGCCGCGACGAACGACTCCGGCGAGTTCGTTCTGAGCGTACGTCCCGGAAGTTACGATCTTGTGATTCTGGCGAAGGGCTTCAGCAGCTTTGTGCGCCATGTTCATGTGACGTCTTCGGGCAAGCTGGTGGTGAATGCAAAGCTGGAAATTGCGGCGGCGTCGGAGAACGTTGAGGTCGACGCCAATGACCATGCCATCGGGCTGAGTGCGACCGACAATGCCACGGCTGTGCGCATGGATGAGAACAAGCTGGCAACGCTTTCCGATGACGATGCAACGTTTCAGCAGCAGTTGCTGGCGATCGCAGGAGCCAACGGTGGGCGTGCGCCCCAGGTGTATGTGGACGGCTTTGCCGGTGGGCAGATGCCTCCGAAGGAGTCGATTCGCGAGGTTCGCGTTAACGAGAATCCGTATTCGGCGGAGTATGACCAACTCGGCATGGGACGCATTGAAATTACGACCAAGGCCGGTACGGGCAAGTGGCACGGCAACCTGGCGGCGCAGGGGTATGACTCACCGTTCAACTCGCGCAACCCATTTCTGCACGCGGATGACCAGCCGGGATACTACCGGTTGCATCTGCGGGGCGGGATCAGCGGGCCGCTGGATAAGAAGTCGTCGCTGTTTCTGAACGGCGAGTACTACAACCAGCAGAACAACTCGATCATCAACGCGACGACGGATGCGGGGCCGTACTCGGCGGCGATCCCCGCGCCGCAACTCACGCAGGATTACACGGCTCGCTACGACCGCGAGTTGAGCGCGAACGATAGCTTTACGTCTCGCTATGAGTTCAATCGCGTGGCGCAGACCAACGCAGGGCTTTCGCAGTTTGTGCTGCCGACGAACGCGTACGACAGCGGCACGGACGTGCATACGCTGCAGATAGGCGATACGCATACACTTGGCGCCCACACTGATCTGGAAGGGCGTTTCCAGTGGCAGCGAACGAGCGTCGCGCAGAATGCTATATCGACTGCACCAACGATCTTCGTCTCCGGCACGTTTACGGGCGGCGGTAACTCGCTGGGGATAAACCAGAACAGCACGAACCAGTTGATGTTTGACTTCAAGGGAACGTGGTCGCACAAGGCGCATCTGATTCGTTTCGGCTTCCGCTCGCGCACCAACCGGCTGACGAGTCTTTCGACGGCTGGCTTCAATGGGACTTACTACTTTCCAGATCTCGATAGCTATAGAGCGAAGACGCCGTCGCAGGTGCAGTTGACGACCGGGCAGTCGAGATTCAATGTGTCGACCTCTGACTTTGAAGAGTTTGTGGAAGAGGAGTGGAGGGCGAGGAAGAACCTGACGCTCGACTTCGGCTTCCGTGCGGAGTCGCAGACCGCGATCCCTGACCACTGGGACCCGTCGCCGCACTTCGGCGTGGCGTGGGGATTGTGGGCGACGGACAAGCATCCGGCGCTTGTGGTGGTTCGTGCTGGTGCAGAGATTTACTTCGACCGGTTTGCACCGGCAGACCTGCTGACTGCGGTGCAGCGCGGGTCGCAGACGGCGCAGCAGAGTTACACCGAGCAGAACCCGGGTGTGCTGGATCCGACGCAGAAGCCGAGCCTCGGGACACTAAGCGCGGACGCTTCGCCTACGACGTACCGTGTGGCTTCGAACCTGCGCTCGCAGTACTTCATCGATCCCGGCATCGGGATTGAAGCCCCCCTGGGGAAGAAGGGGCAGATCTCGGTGAACTACACGTATCAACGTGGCGTCCACCAGTTCCTTTCGAGGAACGCGAACGCTCTCCGCGCAGATAACACGCGGCCTTTTGGCGATGCGGCTGGTGAGCGATACGAGTTCGCCTCGCTGGGCGATGCGCACGGCGGCTTCCTGTGGGTCGGCGGCAATCTGGATGTGAATAAGTACTTCAGCGTGTTTGGCGGGGTGAACAAGGTCATCTATCACAGTGACTCAAGTGGTTCGACGACGTTCGTTTCCAACAGCTACAACATTGGGCAGGATGCCAGCCTGACGGGCTGGAGCCGCACGATGCTCTTTCTTGGCGGGAACGGCAAGTTGCCGGGCAAGATTGAGTACAGCATGTTCCTCTTCGCCCGTTCGCATGGTCACTTCAACATCACGACCGGGCTGGATAACAACGGCGACACCCAGTACAACGACCGCCCGACGTTTGCGACAGCGGCGTCTGACCAGGCGAATGTCGTGCATACCGCGTATGGGAATTTCAATACTGTCCCTGTGGCCGGCGAGACGATCATCCCCATGAACTATGCGAAGACCCCTGCGAACGTTTCGCTGCAGGTGCAGATGTCCCGCGGCTGGCGCTTTGGGCCTGCGGCGACTGCGGCGGCGGGAGCAAAGCCTGCGGCCAAGACTCCCGGGCGTTACGAGCTTCGGCTGGGTGTGGAGGCGCAGAACGTGACGAATACCGTGAACGCGAACGCTCCGGTCGGGGTGCTGTCTTCGCCGAACTTTGGAAAGTCGATCGGCTCGTCCAACAGCTTTTTGACGACCTCGTCGGCGAACCGGACGATCACGCTGGATATGACTCTCCGCTTTTAG
- a CDS encoding response regulator, with protein sequence MASTENLILLVEDDPDHEALAIRALRKANVANEIRVARDGAEAIEYMNGIVSGVNPMPQLVLLDLKLPKVEGLDVLRAIRVADKTALLPVVVLTSSDEERDIVASYRLGVNSYIRKPVNFTDFAEATRQLGMYWLLLNQCPPTL encoded by the coding sequence ATGGCTTCTACTGAGAACCTTATTCTTCTGGTCGAGGACGACCCGGACCACGAAGCGCTTGCCATCCGCGCTCTGCGAAAGGCCAATGTAGCGAACGAGATTCGCGTAGCTCGCGATGGTGCGGAAGCTATCGAGTACATGAACGGCATCGTTTCGGGAGTGAACCCGATGCCGCAACTTGTTCTGCTCGACCTGAAGCTGCCGAAGGTGGAAGGTCTGGATGTGCTGCGTGCCATTCGTGTGGCCGACAAGACGGCGCTGCTTCCTGTCGTTGTGCTGACGTCGTCTGACGAAGAGCGCGACATTGTTGCCAGCTATCGGCTCGGAGTGAACAGCTACATTCGCAAGCCGGTCAACTTTACAGATTTTGCCGAGGCTACCCGACAGCTTGGTATGTACTGGCTGTTGCTGAACCAATGCCCACCGACTCTGTAG
- a CDS encoding DUF2237 domain-containing protein, whose translation MSSFASSQQTTAKNVLGQPLEPCGLDPVTGFFRDGCCNTGPQDLGVHTVCAIVTEAFLEASARLGNDLSTPMPQYGFPGLKAGDRWCVCAARWLQVQRAGAGCPIVLEATHEATLEIVPFEILLAHAVIPDTLH comes from the coding sequence ATGTCCTCATTTGCCTCATCGCAGCAAACAACCGCGAAGAATGTACTTGGCCAGCCGCTGGAACCCTGCGGACTCGATCCGGTGACGGGCTTTTTTCGCGATGGCTGCTGCAACACGGGACCGCAGGATCTGGGCGTTCATACGGTGTGTGCCATCGTGACGGAGGCGTTTCTGGAAGCTTCTGCACGGCTGGGCAATGATCTTTCCACTCCGATGCCGCAGTATGGCTTTCCGGGGTTGAAGGCGGGCGATCGGTGGTGCGTGTGTGCTGCGCGTTGGCTGCAGGTGCAGCGCGCAGGTGCAGGCTGCCCGATTGTTCTGGAAGCGACACATGAAGCCACGCTGGAGATTGTTCCTTTTGAAATCCTACTGGCGCATGCAGTTATTCCCGACACACTTCACTAA